Genomic DNA from Triticum dicoccoides isolate Atlit2015 ecotype Zavitan chromosome 4B, WEW_v2.0, whole genome shotgun sequence:
aacctGGATGTAAATTTTACTTCTGGTGTTCTTCGTACTATCTTCACAGTTGATGCTCGAAAAAAAAAATCGGTAGGTTGCTCGATTCAAAATGAAACGGGGCAGAAGATGCACATGCCGCCCTGCGGCGACTGGCGACTGCAGGGTGTTTGAGGGCTCGGCTCGGGCTGGTCTGAATAAATTGAGGTCAAGAGGGATACAGTAACGTCGAGCAGAACAGTGAAAGGCCTGGAACATGGAGGAACAGCCCTAACCTGACATGCCCAGCAAGGAGTTCAGCAGCGATCTGGGGCACGTCTCTACGGAGGGCTCCGCGCGATGATCCAGTTCACCAACAAAGATCAATCAACACACATCGAGGTAGCGAACGGTGTGCGGTGGCATCACACCCCCTCAATTGGCTCCGCGCCACCGCTCACAAGCAGGCATTCAAACACCCACCGATCAGGCGGCGGTGGCATTAAGCTGAGTGGTAAATAAATTGTAGCCACGGCCTTTTCTGTCCTGTGCTGCCGTACATCAATCAGCCTTCAACACCAGCCACAAGCAGCCAAGATAACAAATAGTGAAATAGGTAAGTCCAAAACACTTAAACGATTAGTGAGTGTAAACCAATATAATCATCAGAGACACTGGTATACTTTCTGGTACATTGTGCGCAGATATCCTGGAATTGTAATATTTTGTAACCAAACATTCAAACTGCTCGTCCGTGCAGATCTTCAGTCGAACCACGGATGAGGCCAGATGCTGGCATCACGCTGGGTTGTGCCAACTTGAAACATTATTCAAGCCGCCACACGAATGTGGTTACAGCCGGCTGTATAGACCAATTGCCAGAGTTGGCGTTGGTTACCCTAGCTTTGTAACTTCGGCTCCACTGCTTCTTCTTCATCAATGAAATACAGCGCCAGTGTCTTTTCGTTAAAACAAAAATGGGACACCAAATCATAATCATGCTACAAACCACCCAGAAATTAACAAACCATGTATCATTATCTGCGTGACAGAAATAAGTTTCAGTTTGCCCTTCTTACAGCTCAAGCTGCGTTTCCCTGCCAGGAGAGGACAAAATAAACGCTCAGATGGTGGATTAACGTGTTGACTTCTGAAACAAGAAAAGCAAAGAGGACCAAAATACCTTAGGTTTAGACTTGTTGGGTTTGGAGTCAGCAGCTTGTTTGCTATCAAGAGGACGCTTGAAAGGAAGGAAATCTATCCCACCCATGAATGGCTGCAGTGCCTTTGGCACTTCAACGCCATCCGCCCTCTGGTAGTTCTCCAGAATACAGCAAAGGGTCCTCTCAGTTGCAGTCAGCGTAGAATTCAACATATGAACAAACTGCTTGGACTGCTCGTCATTCTGCAATTCAAACATACATCAGTGGTGATAAATGATCAGACAATTTGATCTACACTAGGTAGAAGTACAGCAGACTGGTGCTATCTGCTAGTGTCCACTTGAAACAAAACCCTACCTTTTTCTGGCCATAACCTATTCCAAGTCTCCTTGCCTGATAATCTGTGCAATTTGAACACGATACTAATTCTCTGAAGGTTTTTGATGCAGGGAACCATGCTTCCAAATCATACTTCTTAGCTGCAGCGTCATTAAGTGCACCAGAGACAATCGAAACTAGTTGATACGGTAGGCCAATCTGCAAGGTGGACAATATAGAAATGTTTAGACATGTCAGAAACACACAGTCGAGGCTACAAGCCTATAAACATGGTGTTTAAGGTCCACAAAGCCTCAGATACGTACCTCCTTATAAAAATCTTCTGCATTTTTTATCATTTCCTCATGCATTTCCCATGATTCATTGTCATTTGGACTTGTGGCACAGAACTGTTCAATCTTTTCAAACTGGTGGACTCTGAAGATGCCAGCTGTATCCCTCCCGTGTGAACCAGCTTCTTTCCGGAAGCACGTGGAGAACCCAGCATATCTAAAAGGGCAAAGTTTATTATCAAATAACTAATGCATAGTAACTGAAGAAAAGCTACCTACAGTTAGGCATTACCCACCTAATTGGCAAATCAGCAGGATATATCCGATCACCAAGATGATAAGCACATAGTGGTTGCTCGGATGTAGCTATGAGATACTTATCGTCTCCGTCACCTGTTACCTGCAAAATGCAACTAATTGTCATGGACATTTTATTACATGTGTTGGGAAATAATACTATTTTGAAACATCATTAGTTCAAATCAACAGTGATCATCAGGATCCAGTGTACTAACAGAATTAAACAAGCAAGAATGCTCCAAACATCCCCCAAAACCATACATGTTAAGACTAGCCAGATAGCTAGAACTGGATTTGAAAGGATACTTGTCTGATAACCACTACCAATCTGTCTACCAGAATATTTAATGCAAGTGGGGGATGCTTACTGAAGCTGTGAATACACAATGACAAACTGACAACAAGAGAATATGTTAGCATACCCCGAGAAAGCATTGGAAAACATGGCCTAGTTTTTCAATACACAAACAAATGAAAGCACGGTTGATCAATAACACCATAATATGCAAGAAGGGACACCTATTTGGACTTACTTTGTAGAGCTCCTCATCAAATTGGGCCAACTGGGCACATTTTGCCATGATTTCCTTTCTCATGAAAAAAGGAGTTTGCATTGGTGTGAAGCCTCGTATTCTCAGGAATGTTAGGCCAAAATTTATCAATGCCTGGTTCAGGAGGACACCGTTGCCCTTCAAAAAGAAACCTCTTCCACCAgctacatcggcacctgcaaaaaaTTGAGTGGGCAAAGTATGAGGGATACCTTAAAATTTAATAGAGCAGCATATAACACGATAATAACAATGGGTTTCACATACTGAGTAACCCCAGAGAACTTGTGCTATCATGAGAAAAAAAAAGGCTTCCTAAGTTTAAAAGAAGAACAAACTTTTCATAAGCTTGAAGGTAGAGCAGGTAGATGTAAATATAAGAAAGTTATTACTATTCTGCTACTAAATTTGATGGCCTGGGGTTCCATGACATTGTACAGAGCAATACAAATACAATCTATCAATCCCATCCCATACATGTATCAAGAACAGCAGTTGATGATGGTTTGAGCGACACCTCATACTAGATAAAACAACAGAATCAACAGTGCTAGTTGAAACCAGAAATGTCAGTTGCTGATACAGCAGTGATCAGTTGCCAATAAAGAAGTGCTAGTTGAAACCAGAAATTTCAGTCAAATACACAGAATACTATTGCAAGTGTTCCACAAGACATTTTGCCAAATCAGCCATAGAGCAAATCATGCCCCAGAATTGTGGGGATAGACTCATACAAATTGTAGTTGTACTGATTATGAAAAATTCTTCGAAGCCAAAACCTATATTTGTCGGTAAGTTTTGCCAGTTGCTGTTCTCCCAAAGTTTGGCACAAAAGTTATTGTGTTATAGAGCAAATTAGTATGACAACAGTCAGAGGATGAAGGAATATGCATTTGAACTTTCAACTAAACTTGAGCCAAGCTAATCCAAGCACAATGAGAAAGCATTCAACCAACAGAGAATTGTTTTTTAGCACATACCCTTGTCCAAAGATGCAATGTCAAGCATTATGCAAAGATCCACATGATTCTTCAAGTTCTCCTCCAGTCTCCTCTCTCCCCATGTCCGGACAATAGCATTGTTTGCCTGAGAGAAGGAAATGTTAAACTGCTTGAGATGCAGATACCTTTGTATCAGTTCTGTGAAGCAAAGCTCGCCAGGATATTTCACATTTCTAGAATAGGCACGTCCAGTTGCTCACAAGCAGATTCAAATCAAACTCAACGAGTTAACGTCATCTAGTGATGtttcttgtactccctctgtccggaaatacttgtcggataaatgcataaatatggatgtatctagaactaaaatacgtctagatacatccattcctccgacaagtatttccagacggagggagtattactttaGTGCCCTAAATTGCAACAGGAATGCAGAGTGCGGAAACAGGAGAACCCAAGCTAGGTCAAGTTTGAGCTAGTAGTTTCAAACAATTTACTAAAAAAGACTCGCATCATTCACAATGTAATTAAACCAATGTTCTCTTAGTTATCTGGAACCACGAAATGTAAGTTTGCACTTCCAACGCACCTCGTCGCCGCTGATGGGCACAGATTCATGCACCAGGTTGCCAATGGTGACGAGCTTGGTGTCGAGGGTGGTCTTGGCCTCCTCCACCTCCGTCTCCTTGGCGGCCAGCCTCCTCTTAATCTCCTCTGTGCTCTGTATCAGCTCCGTCGCATCCTGTTTTTTCTGCAAAAATTCGACACGCCCAcggtcacatgcaaatccagagccAACCCGAAGCGAAAAACTGAACGCAAATCGACGCGAACGTACGGCCTTGAGCTTGCCGATCTCCTTGCTGGTCTTGTTGAGCTCCTGCCGGATCTTGTCAAGCTCAAACTGCCCTGCAGAGACAACACATACATCCTGGGGCTCAGGGTCCGCGGATCCGGAAGGTTCTGGGAGGGGTCAGGGAGCAGAGGAGCTCTTACTCTGGCGCCACGCCTCGTCGAGGACGATGACCTCGTCGACGAGCCCAACGTTTTTCTCTATTTCATCGGGCTTGCCGTCGGCGAAGCGTCTGCGCTGCGATTCGCGGACAAGCTCGGGATCACCGCCCTTCTCCTTGCGAAAGAGGTTGATGTCGAGCATCTTCTCGCGCGACGGCGGCTAcgggcgggacggcggcggcggcggagtggaaGGGATTT
This window encodes:
- the LOC119291356 gene encoding serine--tRNA ligase-like, whose amino-acid sequence is MLDINLFRKEKGGDPELVRESQRRRFADGKPDEIEKNVGLVDEVIVLDEAWRQRQFELDKIRQELNKTSKEIGKLKAKKQDATELIQSTEEIKRRLAAKETEVEEAKTTLDTKLVTIGNLVHESVPISGDEANNAIVRTWGERRLEENLKNHVDLCIMLDIASLDKGADVAGGRGFFLKGNGVLLNQALINFGLTFLRIRGFTPMQTPFFMRKEIMAKCAQLAQFDEELYKVTGDGDDKYLIATSEQPLCAYHLGDRIYPADLPIRYAGFSTCFRKEAGSHGRDTAGIFRVHQFEKIEQFCATSPNDNESWEMHEEMIKNAEDFYKEIGLPYQLVSIVSGALNDAAAKKYDLEAWFPASKTFRELVSCSNCTDYQARRLGIGYGQKKNDEQSKQFVHMLNSTLTATERTLCCILENYQRADGVEVPKALQPFMGGIDFLPFKRPLDSKQAADSKPNKSKPKGNAA